The Flavobacterium commune genome contains a region encoding:
- a CDS encoding tetratricopeptide repeat protein — protein MKSKYVMLASALVLSVATFAQKKELKAAEKAVKDGDAKEVLNLLKAVEPVLANATDEEKAQYYFLKANAYLDLVDKKVDTDANMAIAADTYKELIAAEKASGKLKYSSQAATSITKIKGLLINSGVAATKENNNLEGAKKLYEAYQLDKKDTIYLYYAASTYVSAKDYDKAMELYNELKKINYSGKGTEYLATSKVNGQEVGFASAAERDRAVKLGTHEKPRTEEIPSKRGEIYKNMALILVDQGKIAEAKKAVADARVTNPDDSSLMLTEANLYLQTKDFDKYKQIITEVLAKNPNDAGLVYNLGVISANANDNVEAEKYYKRAVEIKPDYTNAYINLAVLKLQNEKVLIEEMNKLGTSDKDMKRYDVLKKKREDLFRSTLPYLQKAYELDPENTDIVKTLSGVYSALEMTAEKNALKAKMKK, from the coding sequence ATGAAAAGTAAATATGTAATGTTGGCATCGGCTTTAGTGTTGTCGGTAGCTACTTTTGCTCAGAAAAAAGAATTAAAAGCTGCTGAGAAGGCGGTAAAAGACGGAGATGCTAAAGAGGTATTAAATCTTTTAAAAGCGGTTGAACCTGTATTAGCTAATGCAACAGATGAAGAAAAAGCACAGTATTATTTTTTAAAAGCAAATGCCTATTTGGATTTGGTAGATAAAAAAGTAGATACAGATGCAAATATGGCAATAGCGGCAGATACTTATAAAGAGTTAATTGCTGCTGAAAAAGCTTCCGGAAAATTAAAATATTCTTCTCAAGCAGCTACTTCAATTACTAAAATTAAAGGCTTGTTAATTAACAGTGGAGTTGCGGCAACAAAAGAAAATAATAATCTGGAAGGTGCTAAAAAATTGTACGAAGCTTATCAATTAGATAAAAAAGATACCATTTATCTTTATTATGCAGCTTCAACTTATGTAAGTGCTAAAGATTATGATAAGGCGATGGAGTTGTATAATGAATTGAAAAAAATAAATTATTCAGGAAAAGGAACTGAGTATTTAGCTACCAGTAAAGTTAACGGTCAGGAAGTTGGATTTGCTTCAGCTGCCGAAAGAGACAGAGCGGTAAAACTAGGAACTCATGAAAAACCAAGAACGGAAGAAATTCCGTCAAAAAGAGGTGAAATCTACAAAAACATGGCTTTAATTTTAGTAGATCAAGGAAAAATTGCCGAAGCTAAAAAAGCAGTTGCTGATGCCAGAGTTACAAATCCTGACGATTCTTCTTTGATGTTGACTGAAGCTAACTTGTATTTGCAAACTAAAGATTTTGATAAATACAAACAGATTATTACAGAAGTATTAGCAAAAAATCCTAATGATGCAGGATTGGTTTATAACCTGGGAGTCATTTCTGCTAATGCAAATGACAATGTAGAAGCTGAGAAATATTACAAAAGAGCCGTTGAAATCAAGCCTGATTATACTAATGCTTACATAAACTTAGCCGTTTTGAAATTACAAAACGAGAAAGTACTTATCGAAGAAATGAATAAATTAGGTACTTCTGATAAGGATATGAAACGTTATGATGTGTTGAAAAAGAAAAGAGAAGATTTATTCAGAAGCACATTGCCTTATTTGCAAAAAGCCTATGAATTAGATCCTGAGAATACTGATATTGTAAAAACTCTTTCTGGTGTTTACAGCGCATTAGAAATGACTGCCGAAAAAAATGCCTTAAAAGCTAAAATGAAAAAATAA
- the hemN gene encoding oxygen-independent coproporphyrinogen III oxidase, producing MKNSLIQKYNVPGPRYTSYPTVPYWNEADFSYQDWVSSFKKTFLESNTTEGISLYIHLPFCESLCTFCGCNKRITKNHSVESPYIQAVLKEWNLYCELLNEQPIIKEIHLGGGTPTFFSTENLEELINGIFAKAVKAKDYEFSFEGHPNNTSHAHLKKLYDLGFRRVSFGVQDYSEKVQKAIHREQPFHNVAKVTFWAREIGYTSIGHDIIFGLPFQKIEDVVDTIEKTKSLQPDRLAFYSYAHVPWIKGNGQRGFKDEDIPKDREKRLLYRIGKELLLKNGYHEIGMDHFALETDSLYQSFKNGQLHRNFMGYSSSKTKLMIGLGVSSIGDSWYSFAQNEKSLDDYYKALAQNKLPIFRGHLLTEEDLIIRKHILNLMCQFETTWDEKNTYFKEIPEVLEQLQEMEKDGILIMLENGIQVSDKGKAYVRNICMAFDLHLKRKAPETALFSMTI from the coding sequence ATGAAAAATTCTTTGATTCAAAAATACAATGTACCCGGGCCGCGATACACCAGTTATCCAACAGTTCCTTACTGGAATGAAGCTGATTTCTCCTATCAGGATTGGGTTTCCTCTTTCAAAAAAACATTCCTGGAAAGCAATACTACAGAAGGAATTAGTTTATACATACACCTTCCTTTTTGCGAAAGCCTGTGTACTTTTTGTGGTTGCAATAAGCGAATTACCAAAAATCATAGTGTCGAATCACCTTATATCCAGGCGGTTTTAAAAGAGTGGAACTTGTATTGCGAACTGCTGAACGAACAGCCCATTATCAAAGAAATTCATTTAGGAGGCGGAACACCTACTTTTTTTTCGACCGAAAATCTCGAAGAATTGATCAACGGAATTTTTGCCAAAGCTGTTAAGGCCAAAGATTACGAATTTAGTTTTGAAGGACATCCTAATAATACTTCACATGCACACCTAAAAAAGCTTTACGATTTGGGTTTTAGAAGAGTGAGTTTTGGTGTTCAGGATTATTCTGAAAAAGTGCAAAAAGCCATTCATCGTGAACAGCCTTTCCACAATGTGGCCAAAGTGACTTTTTGGGCCAGAGAAATTGGCTATACTTCTATAGGCCACGATATAATTTTTGGCTTGCCTTTCCAAAAAATAGAAGATGTAGTGGACACAATCGAAAAAACCAAATCCCTCCAACCCGACCGCCTGGCATTTTACAGCTATGCCCATGTGCCATGGATAAAAGGAAACGGACAACGTGGGTTTAAAGACGAAGATATCCCTAAAGACAGAGAAAAAAGGCTGTTGTACCGAATAGGAAAAGAATTATTACTTAAAAATGGCTACCACGAAATAGGAATGGATCATTTTGCACTGGAAACTGATAGTTTGTACCAATCCTTTAAAAACGGGCAATTGCATCGTAATTTTATGGGATACAGTTCATCAAAAACCAAACTGATGATAGGTTTGGGCGTTTCGTCAATTGGTGACAGCTGGTACAGTTTTGCGCAAAATGAAAAAAGTCTAGACGATTATTATAAAGCTTTAGCTCAAAACAAACTACCAATTTTTAGAGGACATTTATTAACCGAAGAAGATCTTATCATTAGAAAACACATCCTGAATTTAATGTGTCAATTTGAAACCACTTGGGATGAAAAAAACACTTATTTCAAAGAAATCCCCGAAGTTTTAGAACAACTGCAAGAAATGGAAAAAGACGGCATTTTGATTATGTTGGAAAACGGAATTCAGGTAAGCGATAAAGGCAAAGCCTATGTTCGAAATATCTGTATGGCTTTTGATCTGCATTTAAAACGAAAAGCACCAGAAACCGCCTTGTTTTCGATGACGATATAG
- a CDS encoding DUF349 domain-containing protein: MLEATNDNLPQSQNESDGGNLATDVQANNQATTNPEMDNNPAIEEADEATEICEKQQALNEIEASNAEEHEDETLKARHEIPMLDYDTLSMEALVNELQKLVSNEKVMSIRDHVEEIKKAFFSKYNHFIEEKKEDFHTENPDTTEEFQYHFPLKSKFDQLYNLYKDNKNTHFKSLENNLKTNLEIRLAIVEELKELINPNENIKDTLKHFNELRERWKNAGSIPKDKYNHVWNNYHFHVENFYDYLHLDREARDLDFKHNLEQKQKIIARVEELLHEQDINKAFRELQDLHRIWKEEIGPVSREHRDVIWNQFSDLTKKMHDKREILFEKIRGTEQENLEKKNAIIAQIEELATIKVNAHPQWLVQIEKVEALRESFFSTGKVPTDVNEATWAAFKTAVKNFNTFKNSFYKDIKKEQNENLTKKNALVAKANELKESDDFAATTPIMKQIQEDWKKIGHVPRKYSDKVWAEFKEACNHYFDRLKEQKSEENAGEMEAFDKKKAYLESLKEFQLIGEHKTDLDAIKQHIETWKSFGKVPFTRRHIEGKFNKILDALFDKLSLSKKDSDMMRFANKIENLSEGGDNRKLENEKIFIIRKIEEVQNEIFQLENNIQFFTNTKNAKKENSIVLEVRKNIAIHKESLDTWKEKLKQLRNLNQE; the protein is encoded by the coding sequence ATGTTAGAAGCAACGAATGATAACCTGCCTCAGTCACAGAATGAGTCAGACGGAGGAAACTTAGCCACTGATGTTCAAGCGAACAATCAAGCTACAACTAATCCTGAAATGGATAATAACCCAGCCATAGAAGAGGCGGATGAAGCAACAGAAATATGCGAAAAGCAACAGGCTTTGAACGAAATTGAGGCTTCTAATGCTGAAGAACATGAGGACGAAACCTTAAAAGCCCGTCATGAAATTCCAATGCTCGATTACGATACACTATCAATGGAGGCATTAGTAAATGAATTGCAAAAACTGGTTTCAAATGAAAAAGTCATGTCAATACGTGACCATGTTGAAGAAATTAAAAAAGCTTTTTTCTCAAAATACAATCATTTTATCGAAGAGAAAAAAGAAGATTTTCATACCGAAAACCCGGACACAACAGAAGAATTTCAATATCATTTTCCTTTAAAATCTAAATTTGACCAACTTTATAATTTATATAAGGATAATAAAAACACCCATTTTAAAAGTTTAGAAAACAATCTAAAAACCAATTTAGAAATCCGTTTAGCAATTGTTGAAGAGCTAAAAGAACTAATTAATCCTAATGAAAACATCAAGGATACCCTAAAACATTTCAACGAATTAAGAGAACGCTGGAAAAATGCAGGATCAATCCCAAAGGATAAATACAACCACGTTTGGAACAACTACCATTTTCATGTTGAGAATTTTTACGATTATCTGCATTTAGATCGTGAAGCCAGAGATTTGGATTTCAAACACAATTTAGAGCAAAAACAAAAAATTATTGCCCGTGTAGAAGAATTACTTCACGAACAGGATATCAACAAAGCTTTTAGAGAATTACAGGATTTACACCGTATTTGGAAAGAAGAAATTGGACCTGTTTCCAGAGAACATCGCGATGTTATTTGGAATCAATTTAGTGATTTGACTAAAAAAATGCACGACAAACGCGAAATTTTATTTGAAAAAATAAGAGGAACTGAGCAAGAAAATCTGGAAAAAAAGAATGCTATTATTGCTCAAATTGAAGAGTTAGCCACTATAAAAGTAAATGCTCATCCTCAATGGTTAGTTCAAATAGAAAAAGTTGAAGCCTTGAGAGAAAGCTTTTTCTCTACAGGAAAAGTACCTACAGATGTGAACGAAGCGACCTGGGCAGCTTTTAAAACCGCTGTTAAAAATTTTAATACTTTTAAAAATTCATTTTACAAAGACATTAAAAAAGAACAAAACGAGAATCTTACCAAAAAGAATGCACTTGTTGCCAAAGCAAATGAACTAAAAGAAAGTGACGATTTTGCAGCCACTACTCCTATCATGAAACAAATTCAGGAGGACTGGAAAAAAATAGGTCATGTTCCAAGAAAATATTCTGATAAAGTTTGGGCTGAATTTAAAGAAGCCTGTAACCACTATTTTGATCGGTTAAAAGAACAAAAAAGCGAAGAAAATGCAGGGGAAATGGAAGCTTTTGACAAAAAGAAAGCTTACTTGGAGTCTTTAAAAGAATTTCAACTAATAGGTGAACACAAAACCGATTTAGACGCTATAAAACAGCATATTGAAACTTGGAAATCTTTTGGAAAAGTACCTTTTACCCGAAGACATATCGAAGGAAAATTCAATAAAATACTGGATGCACTTTTTGACAAACTAAGCTTGAGTAAAAAAGATTCGGATATGATGCGTTTTGCTAACAAAATTGAGAATCTTTCCGAAGGTGGCGATAATCGAAAATTGGAAAACGAAAAGATTTTTATCATTCGCAAAATCGAGGAAGTTCAGAACGAAATTTTCCAATTGGAAAACAACATTCAGTTTTTTACTAATACTAAAAATGCTAAAAAAGAAAACTCCATTGTTCTGGAAGTTCGCAAAAATATTGCTATCCACAAAGAAAGTTTAGATACCTGGAAAGAAAAACTAAAACAACTTAGAAATCTAAATCAGGAATAA
- a CDS encoding alpha-ketoglutarate-dependent dioxygenase AlkB family protein, giving the protein MDLFNPEFNPNTNLLPQDGTVLYYGKIMDYAKADYFFNRLMENIEWKNDEAIIFGQLITTKRKVAWYADTNFKYSYSKITKEALLWTPELLELKALTEEKTGETYNSCLLNLYHNGNEGMAWHSDAEKDLKKNGAIASLSFGAQRKFAFKHKTTKENVSLILEHGSLLVMKDQTQTHWLHRLPPTTKINKPRINLTFRTIVSQ; this is encoded by the coding sequence ATGGATCTGTTTAATCCTGAATTTAATCCAAACACTAATCTACTACCCCAAGACGGAACAGTATTGTACTATGGAAAAATCATGGATTATGCCAAAGCAGATTATTTTTTTAATCGTTTAATGGAAAATATCGAATGGAAAAATGACGAAGCCATTATTTTTGGTCAACTCATTACCACCAAACGAAAAGTGGCCTGGTATGCTGATACCAACTTTAAATACAGCTATTCAAAAATTACCAAAGAAGCTCTTCTATGGACTCCGGAACTGCTGGAATTAAAAGCCTTAACAGAAGAAAAAACAGGAGAAACCTACAATTCCTGTTTGCTCAATTTATACCACAATGGCAATGAAGGTATGGCCTGGCATAGCGATGCTGAAAAAGATTTAAAGAAAAACGGAGCGATTGCTTCATTGAGTTTTGGTGCCCAAAGAAAATTTGCCTTTAAACACAAAACTACCAAAGAGAATGTTTCCCTAATCTTAGAACACGGAAGTCTTCTGGTTATGAAAGACCAAACCCAGACACACTGGCTGCACCGCCTTCCTCCTACTACAAAGATTAACAAACCCAGAATTAACCTGACTTTTAGAACTATAGTTTCACAATAA